The proteins below come from a single Burkholderia humptydooensis genomic window:
- a CDS encoding SurA N-terminal domain-containing protein: MLDFFRNHQRLMMFFLLLIVLPGLGIVGIQGFRGFFDENANVAAVNGHKITRAEFDGMLRQQVDQARQMLGAQFDAKAFDTPERRQQLLDGLIQQRALADETQRLHLTASDGAVRQTLLSDPVIASLKKPDGSFDAERYTQMLAMQGMTPDQYQERVRYNLALQQIPASIVASAFTPKSIARRLTELAEQQREVQPMVLKPADYAAKVQPTDAQISAYYDAHKQAFATRETATIQYLVYSQAAAVAAAQPSDIDIKKYYDDNIAHYRTDAQVRVSHIFIAAAKDASAADKAAAKAKAEQLLAEVKAHPDQFAQIAEKNSQDAPSAAKGGDLGFITRGSTAGGAAFDDAAFALKKDEVSGVVQGDFGFHILKATDVKPAVVKPLAEVKDSIAADLKQQFAAKAFADNAEGFTSTVYEKAKSLQPAADKYKLTIQTAAVSPQPNPALPPDSPLNNAKFLAAVFAADSVKNGNNTQAIDVGNNTLIAARVTNHQPSAVPALDAIKDRVRAKVVADEAARLAKQDGEAKLAELRKSKSTAGFAAADKISRTQAHGLPPAAVSAIYKVDPKTLPAYVGVDLGNDGYAIFRVNSVVAAAPADDQRLAAAQQQLAQVYAQSETEAYLASLRARSQVKLYGSTAGGAQDGSN; this comes from the coding sequence ATGCTCGATTTCTTTCGCAATCACCAGCGCCTGATGATGTTCTTCCTGCTCCTGATCGTGCTGCCGGGGCTAGGGATCGTCGGCATTCAGGGTTTCCGTGGGTTCTTCGACGAAAACGCGAACGTCGCGGCCGTCAACGGGCACAAGATCACGCGCGCCGAATTCGACGGCATGCTGCGCCAGCAGGTCGACCAGGCGCGCCAGATGCTGGGCGCGCAGTTCGACGCGAAGGCGTTCGATACGCCGGAGCGCCGCCAGCAACTCCTCGACGGGCTGATCCAGCAGCGCGCGCTCGCCGACGAGACGCAGCGCCTGCATCTGACCGCGTCGGACGGCGCGGTGCGCCAGACGCTGTTGAGCGACCCCGTGATCGCGTCGCTGAAGAAGCCGGACGGCTCGTTCGACGCCGAGCGCTACACGCAGATGCTCGCGATGCAGGGCATGACGCCCGATCAATACCAGGAGCGCGTGCGCTACAACCTCGCGCTGCAGCAGATTCCGGCCAGCATCGTGGCGAGCGCGTTCACGCCGAAGAGCATCGCGCGCCGCCTGACCGAACTTGCCGAGCAGCAGCGCGAAGTGCAGCCGATGGTGCTGAAGCCGGCCGACTACGCGGCGAAGGTGCAGCCGACCGACGCACAGATCTCCGCCTACTACGACGCGCACAAGCAGGCGTTCGCGACGCGCGAGACGGCGACGATCCAGTATCTCGTCTACTCGCAGGCGGCGGCCGTTGCGGCGGCGCAGCCGAGCGACATCGACATCAAGAAGTACTACGACGACAACATCGCGCACTACCGCACCGATGCGCAAGTGCGCGTGAGCCATATCTTCATCGCGGCGGCGAAGGACGCGAGCGCGGCCGACAAGGCCGCCGCGAAGGCGAAGGCTGAGCAGTTGCTCGCCGAAGTGAAGGCGCACCCGGACCAGTTCGCGCAAATCGCCGAGAAGAACTCGCAGGACGCGCCGTCGGCGGCGAAGGGCGGCGATCTCGGCTTCATCACGCGCGGCTCGACGGCGGGCGGCGCAGCGTTCGACGATGCCGCGTTCGCGTTGAAGAAGGACGAAGTCAGCGGCGTCGTGCAGGGCGACTTCGGCTTTCACATCCTGAAGGCGACCGACGTGAAGCCGGCCGTCGTGAAGCCGCTCGCCGAAGTGAAGGATTCGATCGCGGCGGACCTGAAGCAGCAATTCGCGGCGAAGGCGTTCGCCGACAACGCGGAAGGCTTCACGTCGACCGTCTACGAGAAGGCGAAGAGCCTGCAGCCCGCCGCCGACAAGTACAAGCTGACGATCCAGACCGCGGCGGTGTCGCCGCAGCCGAACCCGGCGCTGCCGCCCGACAGCCCGCTCAACAACGCGAAGTTCCTCGCGGCCGTGTTCGCCGCCGATTCGGTGAAGAACGGCAACAACACGCAGGCGATCGACGTCGGCAACAACACGCTGATCGCCGCGCGCGTGACGAATCACCAGCCGTCGGCCGTGCCCGCGCTCGACGCGATCAAGGACCGGGTGCGCGCGAAGGTGGTTGCCGACGAGGCGGCGCGTCTCGCGAAGCAGGACGGCGAAGCGAAGCTCGCGGAGCTGCGCAAGTCGAAGTCGACGGCGGGCTTCGCCGCGGCCGACAAGATCTCGCGCACGCAGGCGCACGGCTTGCCGCCCGCGGCCGTCAGCGCGATCTACAAGGTCGATCCGAAGACGTTGCCTGCCTATGTCGGCGTCGATCTCGGCAACGACGGCTATGCGATCTTCCGCGTGAATTCGGTGGTCGCGGCTGCGCCTGCCGACGATCAGCGTCTCGCGGCCGCTCAGCAGCAGCTCGCGCAGGTGTATGCGCAAAGCGAGACGGAAGCGTATCTCGCGTCGCTGCGCGCTCGCTCGCAGGTCAAGCTGTACGGCTCGACCGCCGGCGGCGCGCAGGACGGCTCGAACTGA
- a CDS encoding arylesterase: MKRTFHWKVGATLAVIVALAGAASAATNAAPAPNANGSKPVILVLGDSLSAEYGLPRDTGWVALMRARLAAERIDYNVANASISGDTTSGGRARLPAALARLKPAVVVVELGANDALRGVPLAATESNLREIVAQARQARAQVLLVGMYVPANYGPDYTQKFHGVYTALSKEMRVPLVPFLLAGIENKPDMFQADQIHPTQAAQRQLLDNVWPTLKPLLRTSAR, encoded by the coding sequence ATGAAACGCACATTTCACTGGAAGGTCGGCGCGACGCTCGCCGTGATCGTGGCGCTCGCGGGCGCGGCATCCGCCGCAACGAATGCCGCGCCCGCGCCGAACGCCAACGGCAGCAAGCCGGTGATCCTCGTGCTCGGCGACAGCCTGTCGGCCGAGTACGGCCTGCCGCGCGACACGGGTTGGGTCGCGCTGATGCGCGCGCGCCTCGCGGCCGAGCGAATCGATTATAACGTCGCGAACGCGAGCATCTCCGGCGACACGACGAGCGGCGGCCGCGCGCGGCTGCCCGCGGCGCTCGCGCGGCTCAAGCCCGCCGTCGTCGTCGTCGAGCTCGGCGCGAACGACGCGCTGCGCGGCGTGCCGCTTGCCGCGACCGAAAGCAACCTGCGCGAGATCGTCGCCCAGGCGCGGCAGGCGCGCGCGCAGGTGCTGCTCGTCGGCATGTACGTGCCGGCGAACTACGGGCCGGACTACACGCAGAAATTTCACGGCGTCTACACGGCGCTGTCGAAGGAAATGCGCGTGCCGCTCGTGCCGTTCCTGCTCGCCGGCATCGAAAACAAGCCCGACATGTTCCAGGCCGACCAGATCCATCCGACGCAGGCCGCGCAGCGCCAGTTGCTCGACAACGTGTGGCCGACCCTCAAGCCGCTGTTGCGGACGTCGGCGCGCTGA
- a CDS encoding ABC transporter ATP-binding protein, producing the protein MLKITDPIIEVRNVCKRVADAAGELTILDGIDLTVRAGESVAIVGASGSGKSTLLGLLAGLDSATEGTVRLFGQDLGRLDEDARAALRNGAVGFVFQSFQLMPHLTALENVMLPLELQGGVGAREAAQRARALLEEVGLGARTGHYPKLLSGGEQQRVALARAFVTRPALLFADEPTGSLDAATGHAVIDLMFELNRAHGATLVLVTHDPELARRCGATVVLEAGHLRGADRARQQAS; encoded by the coding sequence ATGCTCAAGATTACCGATCCGATCATCGAAGTGCGGAATGTGTGCAAGCGTGTCGCCGATGCCGCAGGCGAGCTGACAATCCTCGACGGCATCGACCTGACGGTCCGCGCGGGCGAGAGCGTCGCGATCGTCGGCGCGTCGGGGTCGGGCAAGTCGACGCTGCTCGGCCTGCTCGCCGGCTTGGACAGCGCGACCGAGGGCACGGTTCGCCTGTTCGGTCAGGATCTCGGCCGGCTCGACGAGGACGCGCGCGCGGCGCTGCGCAACGGCGCCGTGGGCTTCGTGTTCCAGTCGTTCCAGTTGATGCCGCATCTGACCGCGCTCGAGAACGTGATGCTGCCGCTCGAGCTGCAGGGCGGCGTCGGCGCGCGCGAGGCTGCGCAGCGCGCGCGCGCGCTGCTCGAAGAGGTCGGACTCGGCGCCCGCACGGGGCACTATCCGAAGCTGCTGTCGGGCGGCGAGCAGCAGCGCGTCGCGCTCGCGCGCGCGTTCGTCACGCGTCCGGCGCTCTTGTTCGCCGACGAGCCGACGGGCAGCCTCGATGCGGCGACGGGCCATGCGGTCATCGATCTGATGTTCGAGCTCAATCGCGCGCACGGCGCGACGCTCGTGCTCGTCACGCACGATCCGGAGCTCGCGCGCCGCTGCGGGGCGACG